Within Buteo buteo chromosome 10, bButBut1.hap1.1, whole genome shotgun sequence, the genomic segment AGGAACAGTTTAGAAAACGGGGACTTACTGATATTCCTAGAAGTTTTATCTTGCAGTCTTTCGCTCTGGACAGTGAGCAATCACCCAGCATAGAGAGGCACAGCCTGTTTTGAGTGGGATATGTGCTGTGTGAGTGTCTTAGTATAGACTGGAGTGAATGCAAGGAGGATAAATATCTGTTTCTGCCTGTCGTGTCTGTTCCTGTCTTAAATGATGAAAGTTTCTCAGTGGTATGTGACTATGCTGAAACAGATGTATCTGAGCTACTGCTAGTTCAGGCTGAGGGAGAAGTAAATGGCTTTGTAGGCTCGTGGCCTATTCTGCCAAAATCTTTCTTATTGGGCTGAAAAGAAATCTAGCTGCTTACACTGATCTAGTTCATGACATGCACCAAGTAAACTACTCCATTACAGTCTGCCCTCTAGCTTTGTAACTTTTATAAAACAGTGCTTAAATGAGTGCACACATTACACATCTTCGTATGGATTGGTCTCTCTTTAACTGAGGTACTTGGCTTGGACCTAGTCAAAGGAGAGAGATGTATTTCCAGGGTGCAGAGTAACTCATCTGTGACATCTGGCATTCCCAAAGATATCTTTTACTTTTATCTTACTATATACAGATCTCAAGGTGAACTGGTTCCTAACTTAAGCACCTCAGTTAGTTAGATACTTTAAAGTGAGACTTTGAGATTCTTTCAGATTACATggcccttttttctctctccaccctcccccccctttcattttttccagtgccCAGGTGTCAGACTGGGAAATTGAAAATTCTGATTTACAGCAGCTTTTCTCCTCACATGTGAATCTAAGCATGTGCACACGTGCAGGTCCATTGACATGTGTAGCTGCCTTTACTCATGTAAGGCACTTACTTGGCCCCTGATTTGCCTCCCTgattaaaatttctttcctcttacaTCATTCCCCTTCTTTGTGATGCAATATGTGATgctgaaatgcagtttctttGGCTAAAGCACAACCTGAGACTATGGTTTCCTTTCCAGCAGAGGAAGGCCCTCCACTACAGACAGATCTGTCATACTACTCCTATGAATATGACCCAGACCCCTATGCATCGGAAGCTGACGTTTTTGAGATTGTGGCAGAAATGACAACAGCAagcacattaaaagaaatggacAAGATTCAGGAAGTAGTGACCACAGTAGAATGGTGAGCCAGAGATCTGGTTTGAGAGTCAACATATAATGTACTAACTCATGTGTTGGGTCAAAGGTATTAAATTCCTCAAAAGGGGCATTCTTACAACTGAATTGCTAACCTCTTTAGCAAGGAATCACCAGGAACAAGATCTTGCTAGGGCAGCATATAAAAGTCTTTGTGACCTGAATGTCTCCCACCCTAGCAGAATAAAAAGTGACCTTTTAAGATTttctctgcccagccccagTGATGCTTCATGAAGATATGTAATGGGAAAGTGACttttcttcattgtcttctcttttcaacagaaatatataatttaaataaagagAAGAGGCTCAGAATCAACTCCTGTACGAGTTTGTTCCTACAGACGacctgctgcagaacagaaaccGAACGATGACTACTTCCTGATGCACTCAGAACTGTAGGCTTTGTTGCCCCATGGGGGGGGATCTGGAGCGCTAAGGGGGACACtcagtgttatttttctgtcaattttcctgccttttgtGCATCCTCTTTGGAGTACTTCCAAGGATGGGAGACCAATATGCTGTGCCCTCTAGGTGAGAAAAATAGGGGCTGGAATTCAAACCTATAGACCATTTCAAAGTGTTTTCTCTGCTATCAGAATACTGCAAATGCCATTTCCTAGCTACATTTAGAAGCTAAGTCCAGGCCTTGTGCTTAGCTGAACTGCTGTTTGAGGAAAGATGGCTGAGAAGTTTTCTCtcaaattataataataaaaatcagtgtgtttCGCTAATTACGACATAGCAAGAGGCTAATCATCTTCCCTAGCCCATAAGTCTACTGCACCCACAACAAAGTCCCACAAGAGAAAAACTTCCCTATTAGCTCCATGTTCAGGAAAGTTGTTGGGAGGTACATTTCACAAGAGAAAAACTGTAATCCACTGTCGGGCCTGAAAGGCTTGACTGTCTACCATGTGGCTGCAGGCTTCAGGTGGGGAGTTTGCCAGCCATAGCAGTGACAAGGATTAGGTGGGTGAACCCTCTTCATGTTGCACTATGTGCTGGTAAGAGCTGTTTGCAGCCTTCTCAGCCCCTTTCCTCCTTGTAACGCcagcatgaaaataaagctgACCCAAGGTGCAGTCCTTTTAAATGCTTGCCTGACTTCACCAGTTGCTTTTATTCTGCTTCCACTAGGATCCCCATACAGTGATTGTTCTGGATAGGGTAATCTATGCATAGGGCCTGGGTCTGCTGGCCAGTACAAATCACTGGTGTCACGGAGGCTGAACTCCCTTCGACTGACCTGCCCCAAGCAATGTGgtaaaactaaaaacaaaagctttgtgTTTCCAAAAGTGCAGGAGCCAAGATTTTTTGGTTTCCCTTCCTGCCTGGAGCAGCATTGTTCTCTTTGGAGGAGCTACATGCAATTGCCTGTTGCAAAATAGCGTTAATATTTTATCTTCCCACTTCTATTGTTACCAGGACCCAGAGTGGGGTGGAAACTCCTTTTGAGGGTGTTTATTGGTGaatggaaacaggaaaaagccCAGCTCCATTCATTTTTAGGGCTTGTTTACACAGGAACCATGACAAGAATATATCCCAGTATAGACATTCCATTCCAGAATAAAGGCaattttattccagaaaaatgTCCACATGAGGACAAAACGGGAGGTATCCCAGAATTTGGGCATATGTAGTTTCCAGTCCTTTTTGTCTGGGGCCAGATATTTGCAGAATGTAGTTGACATGATGAAGGTCTGGGTCTTGAAGTTCCCAGAAATTTCAGAACTGCTTTGCTGGCAAGTTCCCAAGCCTTCCTTCATGGCTGCCCTGAGCTTTCCTCACAGGATCTTGACGTGGCTTCTGCCCATGTgtacctgctgctgctcagcagaggtTTTGCCACGTGTCTTCAGTGTGCATGAACAGACCATGTCCTCACTGTGTCCGCACAGCACAGCGGAAGCACTGGCAGCTGCATTCCTGTCTGGCAGGTAAATAAATGCCTTTAAACTAAATTCCATCTCCTGTAAGCAACTGGCCTGGCAGACACTGGCTATTGTGTACACACACAGGACTGAGTCAATATTTATCCCCTGGTAAATAACAGACCTAGTGTCAGCTGCAAcaagagaggtttttttcttttctaaatatcaAAGCTGCACAATACAAACCCTGCTGTTTGCTGGTTCCAGCCTCAGCTGTTTAATACTTTGAGTCTGGGAGAATGAGACATTTAGTCACCCTGATAATGTCTGTGTGACTAGCTTTCTGCAGAAGATGGGACTTATGTTCTGGATTCTTGATTTTCCTGTCCTCTGTCCCTTTCTGGCTTTAGTTTCCTTATCTCATCCGTTGTGTGCTTCTGGATAGatatttgaagtaattttatatTGCTTGGTCCTCTCATAGATCCTTGGGCAGTCAGACAGCATCACCAGTGGGGACAAGGAGATGTAGGTAGGGAGTTTCAGCCAATTCTTAAACCTGACTTTCTTCACTTTCCTCAGGCTCTGGTACATGCAATGTACTAATTCAAGATGCAGACTTCTCCCATTGCTGCCAGCTAAATAATTCCTTCTGGTGGTGCCAGCCCATCAATCATGTCCTTGTTTTGTGGGGTCTCTGTGTGCCAGTGCACTCACCTGTTTGAGGCAGAGGAGTCTTGCTTCTCTTTTATAACTAGAAGAAACGCCAGGGAGACCTGAACCctcagaaggcaaaggcagagcagcCTTAGCATCCTTAAACAGAGACTGTTAGAACAGGACAGTGCGTGTGAGGTAATGTGCCAGGGTTTCTGGATCCTGGAGTGTGACTTCACCTTTACTGTTTCTTCACAGCTTTAGCACTTTTAGGGAAATCACTAGTCCATCTGCTTTTGGCAACCTCCGCCTCCCCCCAGTCTTGCCACACCAAACCAGCTCCTTTCTGTAGttataaaaaaagtaattttatttaaggAATTGAATAAAGGAACCTGCAGTTACACAGTTGTGGTTGCCATTTCTCCCCTATCACAGGAGTAAAGGAGCAGGTCTCTGCCCTCTTTTCCACCCCAGCTGATGGTCCCTCTGTCCATAGCTTTTCCCTGGCCCAGATTTGTTGTTCATGTTTCTTGTAATCATCATTAATTCttatctaggaaaaaaaatttcctagattatttttcctccattcATCAACATCCTACTTGGAATACAGAAACTCTTTAGGGCTAGGTCCATGAGAAGTACTGGGCACAGCATAGCCTTATCAGACTCAATGTTATTCATAGGCTTTGGCCCCGTTCTGACTCTGAAGCTTATCAGTCACACTCCCATCCCTGAGAACACAAGGACATCTCAGCACTGGAAACTCAGGCTCCAAGTTTGTGAAGACCAGCCAGTCATAGTCTGGAGAGaagggattaatttttttcactaagGAAGAGACCAACTTAGTGGTGGAAAGCCAGCAAGGAcagcagacctgctgctgctttgggctTTGAATTGTTTTGGCTTAGAGACATTTGCCTCCCTCTGTCAGAGAgatgtttctcctttctttttttgtgatgaTCCCTCACTGCAAAATGAGAGACTGCCAGTGGGTTTGTAAGACACAGAAATCCCTACTTACATCAAGTTATGTTACTGAATAGCTGCAGCAGTGCTAGTTATCAGTGATTTTTGCTTGCAATCCTttcaatgaaattaatatttatatatttgtaacTGTACATTATGCAGAGTAATCATTACCgtggtatttattttaaagcaatagtTCCCTTGTTCTTTCTTGTccaagtgttttggttttgcctctttccctctttcttaaTCAGCCTCGATAGAAAACAAATACCAGAAGAATGTTCAGCTTGCTTGAAGAACGTCATTGAAACAACAGTACTTGCTTTGCTGATGTCGACTATTGACATGTAATGCACAATAACCTGGTTTTCATTATTGTGAATAGATCATCTATTTAGAAAACCTCAGctcagtttgggttttggggttggggtttggtttggggttttttttttttagtatttgctATTTCTGACTGAGTGGCAATAGCCTTGGCTACACCAGGTCTCCTGTGTTCAGTATCTGGCACATCCTCTGCATGTGCAGTACTGCACCCATAGGAGATAGGCTCTAGTTTTTCACCTGCATTTCACCCCTGCACATACATGTACGTGTAAACAGTTCTATgaccatttttgttttgttcacgCAAATCTTAGCAAGTCTGAGTCCAGAAAAGGGTTTGTTTTAGattctgataaatattttattaaaaactgattttaagaCTATCTTGTCTGCCTGTACTTATTCACATTGTAGGTTGTAAGTTTGTTTGGTAACAGGTTATAGTGAGGACAGAAGTCATGTCTGTACCAGTAAAACTAAAGAATTCAGGAACTCTTAAGAAGGTTTATCACTCATTTTCTACCTTGCTGCTTACTGGGATATGGCCTGGTTGTGTCTGAGAGATGAGCTGGCTGCATTTTGTCGAATTTGCAACAGCTTCCAATAAGCAACAAGCTTGGTCACCTGTTTCATAAGAGACAGCTCTTGATTATGTAAGACATTATACAAAAGAAGTGTGGAGTTCTAGAGCGAGGGTTTTCTCAATTCCTTCTTTAATATTTCCCTTCAAGagacataattttttaaaaaaatccattaatacAATCTTTGCCCTAAAGAAATTAGGGATGCCAAGGGTCATTTGCAAAAATAGGGATTAGTAAATGGGATTTTTACACTTGTTACCAACAATGGGCTGACATTACTATGATGTTGCTTACTAATCAAGCCAAGAATGTATTTGCTAGAAAAGTGCTCTACATTCTCTTGACAGAATATTTTAGTTCAGGAGAGTACCTTTCACATAGGTACTTCCTAGTACTTCTTAAATGTTTAGCAATTTGGTTTTGCAAGTGCctgttctttttcagttttaggtGAAGGGAGTATGCGTTCAAGGACAGCAAGCAAGTcagtagcagaaaaagaaatagaacacAGATATCATCAGCTTGCAAGATATATTAGGAAAACCAGACCTAGGTATGTTAGCAAGAGCATCCCTGGCAATATGTGACCAGATGAGAAGCTGCATGCAGTGTCCCAGTAACAGATCTATATGTGTTCAGCACTCCACATCTTGTCTGGGCTCCACACCTCTCAGAATCCTGTGGCCCACGTTTATTCAGTTTTAGCTACTCAGACGGGAGGAAGGACTTCTCTCCTGGTAAATACTGCTCACTGCTCTGGATGAAACTTGTGGAATCCCGGTGTTGTCTTCATCTTATCCCCAATGTATGTTGTGAGTGCCTTGGGAGCACGGAGCTGGGATGGAGGCTTACACTAGTGAATCTTTGGAACTTTTTTGAGGGAGTGTTTCCTTGGAGGTTTTTAGGgatgtggtgttttgttttctgtgactgAAGAATCTTCTTCTCACCTTATCCCTGAAGTCTTCAGAAACATAGTAGTAGACAAAGGGATCCACGCAGCTGTTAAAAGTGCTAATGGCCAGGCTCACCATGTAGCTGATGTACAGGTTGCCATACAGCTTGAAGTTATAGCTGGAGTAATGAACAAGGAGCAGAACGTTGCTGGGTGTGTAGAAGGCCACAAGTGTGAACAGCACGAGAGCTGTGAGCTTCATAGAGTAGGAGTACCGCTTCCCACTGTCCAGGAGGGCTCGCAATACTGAACAGTAGCTGAACAGCATCACCATGAGAGGAGCGAGGAAAGCACAGGCAATCAGGCAGATGAAGTAGTAGAAGTAATAGCCATCATCCTCGTGCCTGGGGAGAACGTCGTGGCAGAGAGTGGTGTTTACTCCGTACAGGGGATatgactgctgctgcagagtCAGGGGCAGGATGaggacagcagcacagagccagaTGGCAGTGCAGGTGCAGGCAGCGAAGGCAGGAGTGCGGAAAGAACGTGAAAAGAAAGGATGCACCACAGCCAGGTACCGGTCAACACTGATGCATGTGAGCAGCAGTACTGAGCAGTACATGTTCCCATAGAAGAAAGCTGTGGTGAGCCGGCACAGGCCTTCCCCAAAGGGCCAGTTATTGCCCAGGAAATAGTAGAAAATCTTGAAGGGCAGCACCAACATGAGCAGCAGGTCTGCTGCAGCCAAGTTCATCAGAAAGACAGTTGAGGTCAGCTTCTCAGCCCTGGTGGCCAGGACCCACAGGGCCAGCCCGTTTGAAGGCAGCCCCACCAGGAAGACGAGGGTGTAGAGGCAGGGAATGAGCCGCACTGTGACCATGCTGCCCAGCTGAGAGCATGTGGCCTCGTGTATCAACAGGTACGTGATGTTGTTTATGATTGCCTTTTCCCCAGGGATGGCTCTGGGGCACGGTGTGATCTCTGGTGTCGTCGCCTGCTCATTGGTGCTGTTCTGAGAGTAATCTGTCAGATAAATGCAGTCTGTTACTTGCTGCTTGTGCGGTTACCCTTGTACTTTGCAGAGCAGGCTGCATACATAATGTTTACCCTAAAGGCTACGGTTTTGCATTTTACGTTGGGGTCCTTAAAAGTGGGAATATTGTGTAAAATGCTATTGTGTGATGAGCAGAAAAAGTTGGCTAACAGAATTAGGTGTGCAGGAATAACCATCAGCAATCTTACTGAAAATTTACACAATTCTTCTGTTGTGTGGTTTCCCACAGCTCACAAATGATTGCTATATTGTACAACTATCAGCAGGCCTGGGGAAACAGAGAGCGATTCCTCTGCCCAGCTTTCAAAAGAATCTGAAGACCTGGGGCCGCTCCAGATTAAAGTGATGGCTGTGGGAGTCTAACTTTTAGCTAAAGATTTTGGTTTCAAGTGCTCTCTGTTTTACTTCTcctctaatttttctttttctttctagtttctTCCACCccagtttctttctcttctgtatccCCTTCTCTCATCTCCTGCTTCAACTACAGTATGCATGAATCTCAATTAGAGTGGCTCCTATGcgatagctttaaaaaaaaagagttttcagGGGTCTTATAAAGGTA encodes:
- the F2RL3 gene encoding proteinase-activated receptor 4; the protein is METLRSGRLSHRLMLCCAFWGLCLASPDYDDYSQNSTNEQATTPEITPCPRAIPGEKAIINNITYLLIHEATCSQLGSMVTVRLIPCLYTLVFLVGLPSNGLALWVLATRAEKLTSTVFLMNLAAADLLLMLVLPFKIFYYFLGNNWPFGEGLCRLTTAFFYGNMYCSVLLLTCISVDRYLAVVHPFFSRSFRTPAFAACTCTAIWLCAAVLILPLTLQQQSYPLYGVNTTLCHDVLPRHEDDGYYFYYFICLIACAFLAPLMVMLFSYCSVLRALLDSGKRYSYSMKLTALVLFTLVAFYTPSNVLLLVHYSSYNFKLYGNLYISYMVSLAISTFNSCVDPFVYYYVSEDFRDKVRRRFFSHRKQNTTSLKTSKETLPQKSSKDSLV